GTTATCGTTGAAAGAAGGCTGTAGCTCAGGGTTTCCCGTAGAATAACTGCGCGGATTGGAATACCATCTGAAAGGATTCAAAGCGTGAAAATTCGGACGGTTAATTCTTCTGGAATAATTAATACTGAACTGGTTGCTGCTATTGGCTTTATAAGATACATAAGCAGTAGGAAAGAACTTTCCATAATTGTTTTCAGCTTGTAATTGTGTAGTAGGAGAGAAGCTGCTGGTCTGAACATATTCATAACGGAGACCAGCCTTGGCCGACCACTTTTCACCAAAATCTTTACTGGCACTTATGTAGGCCGCGTAATTTTTTTCATTGTATTCAAACTGGTTGGTTTTAGTCAAATCAATTTCATAGTTATTATTTTTCAGATCAAAATATTCAATAGTTGAATTGTTGGAGAACTGACTGTGTTTGGCTCCGGTTTCTACCTGTAGTTTTTTGAAATTTAAAGTAAGATCTGCCTGTGCGGATGAAATTTTATAATCTACTGCAGATAAATTTCGAACCGTTTCTTTTGAATAATCAGATAGATCTGTTGTGATAAAGTTGACCTGAGTATCCGGTACATTTCCATAATAATTATATCCAAGGCTTAGTTTGTGGTCTCCAAATTTATGATCGAAATAAGTGTTTACCATTTGTGTGGTAAAAGCCGAACGATGCTTAGAATCTGTTTCTGTTAATAATGTAGGGGTATTTCCGGTGAAATAATTTTGTGTCGAATAGATATCCATATCAAGATCTCCTTTGGTGATATCATAAATGAATCCTATAGACGATTTATCCGAAAGAGAATAATCAACATTAGCATTCAATCCGAGACCTTTATACATATCCCTTCTTTCGTCTCTGCTGAATGATGATTCTTTCCCTATGATCTGATAATTTTCTACAGAACGTTTTGCCGTATCAAATCCTTGAAGCTTTAGAGTGGCTTTTACCTTTTTATCCTGATAATTAATTCCTGTTGCGCCTCCAAAGCTACCATACGTTCTTTGAGTGTAATAGGTGTTTAAATAACCACTCCAGCCAAGATCTATATTCTTTTTTAATACAATGTTGATGATTCCACTATTTCCCTGAGCCTCATATTTTGCCGGCGGCGTGGTGATTACCTCAATTTTCAGGATGTTTTCTGAACGAAGATTTCTCAGGTAGTTAATCAATTCAGCTCCGGAAAGGTTAAGCATTCTATCATTTACCATTACAGAAACTCCATTTTTCCCAGCAATAGAAAGAAGTCCTTTTTCTTCATCCATCTTAAGTAGTGGAGTGCTGGCTAATACTTCAGAACCGTTGCTTCCTTGTGAAAACATAGAGTTTTGAACATTATAAACAAGACGGTCTACCTTACGCTCTACCAAAGCTTTTTTACCATTTACAGTCACAGTTTCGATTGATTTTACATAGTTGGTAGAATCTTTTGTTTGCCCAGCTGTAAAAGAGCTTATGAATGCGGTGATAAGGAGAATATGTTGCTTCATGTGAGTATCAGGTTCTGTTTTGTTATTTTCTGAAGCAAAGGTATTGGCAATGCTCTCTCCTTGAAATAGCCTTTAGATGAAGGAGTAGGTTTAACCTGTGAAGTTATTTTCGTCGATAAAATAAGCCGGTTTATCGAAAATTGGGTTTTTGATGAGGCGGATCAGCTATTTTTGTGTTCTGAAATCGCCATGATTTGTAAATATAAGTATTGATGAAGGTGACGCGATTGTATATGACCTTTAAAAGACAATGAATAGCTAACATATGAAACAAAAACAATTGCTTTTCCTACATATCTTCTATTGGACGATGTATTTAGTAGGTACCATTATTGTTCCTTATTTTATTTTTAATAAAGAGCATATTATCTTTGGGCTGACTTATTTTATGACCAGTTTTATATGCTTTTATTTCAATTACTTTTTTATTGTTCATCGTTTTTTTGACATCAAGAAGCTGTATAAGACCATTCTTGGATTTTTTATCAGTGTAACCTTCTTTGTTTTGGTACGTTATTTTACTGAAGAAGTAGTCTTAAAGCATTTTTTCGGAATCATTAATTATCCGGAAGGAACAGAGTTTTGGTATTATTTTTTTGACAATATTTACAATAGCGTGACTCCCATTTTTATAAGCACTGTTTTTTCTTTATTTAAAATATATTCCTCGCTTGATGCAGAAAGGCTTCAGCTAGTAGAAGAAAAGAAAAGTGCAGAACTGAAGGCTTTAAAAACGCAAATCAATCCTCATTTTATTTTCAATACCTTAAATAATATTTATTCATTGGTGTATCAAAAATCAGAAAAAGCTTTACCTGCCATTGAAGAACTTGGGCAACTGTTGAGGTACAGTACAAAAGACTTGGAAAAAGACTTCATTGCCTTGGATAAAGAGATTGGTTATATAGACAGTTTAGTGGAACTTGAAAAGCTGAGGCTCAGAACCCCTGAGCTTATTCTTGTGGAGAAAGATATTCAGCATCCTCATTTGAATATTTCGCCAATGCTACTCGTACCATTTGTAGAGAATGCTTTTAAACACGGGGATCTTCGTGGGAAAGGATTTGAATTGAAAATTTCTGACCAAGATGAAATATTACATTTTTACCTTTTGAATTTTAAAAAAGATAGAATGAAGGATGCTGTTTCAGGAATTGGTATTCAGAATGTGAAGAAAAGGCTGGAAATATTATATCCTAAACACGAGCTTAATATCAAAAACTCGGAAACCGAATTTATTGTAGATTTAAAAATTGATTTACGGGATGAATAAAATAAAATGTATCATTGTTGATGACGAACCTCTGGCGATTTCACTTCTTGAACAATATGTACAGAAAATTCCTTTTCTTGAGCTGGTTTTTTCTACAGAAAACCCTATTGAAGCATTAGAATATATTCAGAATAATGATTCAGACCTCATCTTTTTGGATATTCAGATGCCTGAGCTTACAGGAATCAATTTTATGAAAATTGTCGGAGTTAAACAAAAATATATTTTAACAACAGCTTATTCGGAATATGCCTTAGAGGGTTATGAACATAATATCATTGATTATCTTCTGAAACCTATATCATTTGAAAGGTTTCTCAAAAGTGCTATGAAGGCTCAGGAGCGCTTTTCTTTCCACGATGAAGAAGCTCATTTCTTCGTTAAATCTTCGGGGCAGCAGCATCGAATCAACTTTAATGAAATTCTTTATATTGAAGTATCAAGGACTATGTGAATATCAGAACAGCTGAGGAAGAATACATTGTTCTTGAGACGCTTAAATCTATGGAAAATCAGCTGCCTGATAAGTTTGTAAGAATTCATAAATCTTTTATTATTAACCTTGATAAAATCAAAAGTATCGGGGCTAAAAAAGTAAGTCTGCCTGAATTGGAGATCCCAATAGGAGATAGCTATAGAGCTAATTTATTGTATAGGCTGAAATAAATTTTGAGAATTCAAACCTTATAGGTTTCAAAAACCTATAAGGCTAATATCTTGAAACCATTCTATAGTTTCTAATTATCTTTTGATATCTCTTTTCTGGTTGAAATTTTGTCAACGATGTACCATCTGCCTTCTGTATACATGAGGTTAAAGTAATCTATGAAAATATATTTCGCCGTTTTTATCTCGCATTTTGCGGCGGCAATATTTCCGGTGATATCAAGGCTTAATATTTTAGACCCTATGTTTTCGACAGTGGCTTTAGGCCTAAACCCGCTTAAGTAGGTTTTCCTGTCAAAGACAACTACTTTATCTTCTTTCAGGTTTTTAAGTTTACAAGTACTGTGCATTGCTTTTCCTACCTTCAGGGTGTCTCCTCTCTTCCAGCCGTCAAAGTACATTTCTATTGTTTCTTTTATTAGGGCTTTAGAATTGTTTTGTGAATACACATTCATGCAACAAAAAAGAGTTAATACGAAAATCAGGTTTTGTTTTTTCATTTTTATTTAATTTTTAGAGTTTGTTTAGATTCTATTCAAATATTTTCATCGATATCATTTTCAGTTTCTTTCAATGATCTTGAAATTCTGAATTGTGCATGAAATTATACTTTCAAATATCCAGATATGAGCTTTAGAGAAGAATTTAAATGATTGATAAAAATTTAAATTTTGGACAGGTTTACTACCTCATAACTTAAATTTTATGAAGCCAAAAGTATAAGAGAATTATAGAAAAAAAGTTCTGAAATTGAAATTCAGAAGTGCAGAATTATAAAATACGACTTATTGGAAA
This is a stretch of genomic DNA from Chryseobacterium tructae. It encodes these proteins:
- a CDS encoding outer membrane beta-barrel family protein — protein: MKQHILLITAFISSFTAGQTKDSTNYVKSIETVTVNGKKALVERKVDRLVYNVQNSMFSQGSNGSEVLASTPLLKMDEEKGLLSIAGKNGVSVMVNDRMLNLSGAELINYLRNLRSENILKIEVITTPPAKYEAQGNSGIINIVLKKNIDLGWSGYLNTYYTQRTYGSFGGATGINYQDKKVKATLKLQGFDTAKRSVENYQIIGKESSFSRDERRDMYKGLGLNANVDYSLSDKSSIGFIYDITKGDLDMDIYSTQNYFTGNTPTLLTETDSKHRSAFTTQMVNTYFDHKFGDHKLSLGYNYYGNVPDTQVNFITTDLSDYSKETVRNLSAVDYKISSAQADLTLNFKKLQVETGAKHSQFSNNSTIEYFDLKNNNYEIDLTKTNQFEYNEKNYAAYISASKDFGEKWSAKAGLRYEYVQTSSFSPTTQLQAENNYGKFFPTAYVSYKANSSNQFSINYSRRINRPNFHALNPFRWYSNPRSYSTGNPELQPSFNDNIEFNYIFKNKLSTNLYYQRTTNNFGQILFLNEESVTSSYYNYYNQDTYGINFNYTDTFFQFWETNISTSFSYNETQITKFNLIPKSGQSFYYSLKNTFQLNKAKTFFLFVNYWETLPSRDGNTYQKNMGSLDAGVKMSFMEKALQVNLSITDIFKQGRFIGDAYYADNTQSFNNYWDARRLNISFTYNFGNQKVKSNNRAVNFEEKQRAQ
- a CDS encoding sensor histidine kinase produces the protein MKQKQLLFLHIFYWTMYLVGTIIVPYFIFNKEHIIFGLTYFMTSFICFYFNYFFIVHRFFDIKKLYKTILGFFISVTFFVLVRYFTEEVVLKHFFGIINYPEGTEFWYYFFDNIYNSVTPIFISTVFSLFKIYSSLDAERLQLVEEKKSAELKALKTQINPHFIFNTLNNIYSLVYQKSEKALPAIEELGQLLRYSTKDLEKDFIALDKEIGYIDSLVELEKLRLRTPELILVEKDIQHPHLNISPMLLVPFVENAFKHGDLRGKGFELKISDQDEILHFYLLNFKKDRMKDAVSGIGIQNVKKRLEILYPKHELNIKNSETEFIVDLKIDLRDE
- a CDS encoding LytR/AlgR family response regulator transcription factor, yielding MNKIKCIIVDDEPLAISLLEQYVQKIPFLELVFSTENPIEALEYIQNNDSDLIFLDIQMPELTGINFMKIVGVKQKYILTTAYSEYALEGYEHNIIDYLLKPISFERFLKSAMKAQERFSFHDEEAHFFVKSSGQQHRINFNEILYIEVSRTM
- a CDS encoding LytTR family DNA-binding domain-containing protein, which codes for MNIRTAEEEYIVLETLKSMENQLPDKFVRIHKSFIINLDKIKSIGAKKVSLPELEIPIGDSYRANLLYRLK
- a CDS encoding nuclear transport factor 2 family protein; protein product: MKKQNLIFVLTLFCCMNVYSQNNSKALIKETIEMYFDGWKRGDTLKVGKAMHSTCKLKNLKEDKVVVFDRKTYLSGFRPKATVENIGSKILSLDITGNIAAAKCEIKTAKYIFIDYFNLMYTEGRWYIVDKISTRKEISKDN